One genomic region from Tigriopus californicus strain San Diego chromosome 4, Tcal_SD_v2.1, whole genome shotgun sequence encodes:
- the LOC131879880 gene encoding equilibrative nucleoside transporter 1-like: MKTDKIVDVAPDDPKNFVYIIFYWLGIGTLLPWNFFISVSEYWKYKFRTVNETYDAAMDNSTSGMVLNDFQMSWSSHLAVASMVPNVTMLLLNAMFGHRFRTQPRLLVSLIFVIVLFIVTVTMTRIDTDSWQETFYYGTLVSVVIININAAIFQGGLLGVAGKFPPKYMGGVFSGQALGGIFASGTNIVLLALGANVVDAAFYDFLIAVIFLGTALATYMMVTRSEFFQHFADENSAKTVMKLPEDGKLLSEVETGVAIVHPKSVNLWSVFVQILFYAIAVFSIFTVTLGCFPSITVLVESSYQGTSWGDTYFIPVACFLLFNVGDFLGRTAAEFLKWPKPGRIGMIIVLLIALARFAFIPLFIFCNINDSNRQVSMTVFGSDLAYMLIMSLFSMSNGYLASICMISAPQLLKTPEEQQTAASLMVALLGLGLGCGSFVSNFFVKLV, translated from the exons ATGAAAACCGACAAAATTGTTGATGTGGCCCCGGATGATCCGAAGAATTTTGTATACATCATCTTCTACTGGTTGGGGATTGGCACTTTGCTGCCTTGGAACTTCTTCATCTCCGTGAGCGAATACTGGAAGTACAAATTTCGCACGGTGAATGAGACCTACGATGCCGCCATGGACAATTCCACCTCCGGGATGGTTCTTAACGACTTCCAAATGTCGTGGTCGTCGCATTTGGCCGTGGCCTCCATGGTTCCCAATGTGACTATGCTATTGCTCAATGCCATGTTTGGTCATCGGTTTAGAACACAGCCTCGTCTCCTGGTCAGTTTGATCTTTGTCATCGTGTTGTTCATCGTGACCGTGACCATGACCAGGATCGATACGGATTCGTGGCAAGAAACCTTCTATTATGGGACTTTGGTCTCGGTCGTTATTATCAATATCAATGCTGCTATCTTTCAag GTGGACTGTTGGGCGTGGCGGGTAAATTTCCTCCCAAGTACATGGGTGGAGTATTCTCTGGACAAGCCTTGGGCGGGATATTCGCCTCCGGCACCAACATTGTACTCCTGGCGCTCGGCGCCAATGTTGTAGATGCGGCATTTTACGATTTTCTAATCGCCGTGATATTCTTGGGAACTGCTCTAGCTACGTACATGATGGTGACACGATCAGAATTCTTCCAGCATTTCGCCGATGAAAATTCGGCCAAAACAGTCATGAAACTACCCGAAGATGGCAAGCTCTTGAGTGAAGTCGAGACCGGCGTAGCAATCGTCCATCCCAAGTCGGTCAATCTCTGGTCTGTGTTTGTTCAGATCCTCTTCTATGCCATAGCGGTATTCTCAATTTTTACGGTAACCTTGGGCTGCTTCCCGAGTATCACGGTCTTGGTCGAGTCCTCGTATCAGGGGACCTCCTGGGGCGATACCTACTTTATCCCCGTGGCTTGCTTCTTACTCTTCAATGTGGGCGATTTCTTGGGACGAACCGCCGCGGAATTCCTCAAGTGGCCCAAGCCTGGTCGGATTGGGATGATCATCGTGCTGCTGATTGCCTTGGCCAGATTTGCCTTCATTCCCCTTTTTATCTTCTGCAATATCAACGACTCGAATAGACAAGTGTCCATGACGGTGTTTGGATCAGATCTAGCTTACATGCTCATCATGTCCTTGTTCTCAATGAGCAATGGCTACCTGGCTTCCATTTGTATGATCTCAGCCCCTCAATTGTTGAAAACGCCCGAGGAACAGCAGACTGCGGCCTCCCTCATGGTGGCCTTATTAGGCCTGGGTCTCGGCTGCGGATCATTTGTTTCTAACTTCTTTGTTAAACTTGTTTAG
- the LOC131879882 gene encoding 1-acyl-sn-glycerol-3-phosphate acyltransferase alpha-like, with translation MEWNTWLNALAFLVLALMVAGKLSPVIKFYIKQTFIVVSLVMTGALSIPYGLLNFRDPHKIQKFTAWVLKPASWILGVDWHIHFKSPHDQTKSHMFVCNHQSALDVIGMLQLWPLIMPCFTTAKKELKYAGPFGLILYLCGTIFVDRMSSEKGRKAVNEAGQMARETGSSIWVFPEGTRNHKRDGSMLPFKKGAFHVAVVSRLPVVPVIMSEYDFYDTNRKFFRSGHAHITVLDPIPIEDYPAEDPTSVARLLEKSREIMLEAIGNNNKKHH, from the exons ATGGAATGGAACACGTGGTTAAACGCCTTGGCCTTCTTGGTGTTGGCCTTGATGGTGGCTGGCAAATTGTCACCTGTGATCAAGTTCTACATCAAGCAAACGTTTATCGTGGTAAGCTTGGTCATGACGGGAGCCTTGTCCATACCCTATGGACTGCTCAACTTCCGTGATCCGCACAAGATCCAAAAATTCACAGCTTGGGTCCTCAAACCCGCTAGTTGGATTTTGGGTGTGGATTGGCATATCCACTTCAAGAGCCCACATGACCAGACCAAATCCCACATGTTCGTGTGCAATCATCAGTCCGCTTTGGACGTGATCGGAATGCTCCAG TTGTGGCCTTTGATAATGCCGTGTTTCACAACGGCCAAGAAGGAGTTGAAATATGCAGGACCTTTCGGCCTCATTCTCTACTTATGCGGCACGATCTTCGTCGACCGCATGTCTTCGGAAAAGGGCCGGAAAGCCGTGAACGAGGCTGGTCAGATGGCTCGGGAAACCGGCTCCTCGATTTGGGTGTTCCCTGAGGGGACCCGCAATCACAAACGCGATGGCTCCATGCTGCCTTTCAAGAAAGGAGCCTTTCACGTGGCAGTCGTGTCTCGCTTGCCCGTAGTGCCTGTCATCATGTCCGAATATGATTTCTATGACACgaatcgcaaattcttccgCAGTGGCCACGCTCACATCACGGTCTTAGATCCCATTCCCATTGAGGACTACCCCGCGGAGGATCCCACGAGTGTGGCACGATTGCTGGAGAAATCGCGGGAAATCATGCTGGAGGCCATTGGAAATAACAATAAGAAGCATCATTGA
- the LOC131879553 gene encoding glutaryl-CoA dehydrogenase, mitochondrial-like, whose amino-acid sequence MALRQLQRILVPGLERLMPVAWASTTSSHGQSGAQPAAQSATPPKVDFDWTDALNLESRLTDEEVMVRDALHDYCQEKLLPRVMMANRNETFHREIMSEFGALGALGPTIHGYGCPGVSSVAYGLISREVERVDSSYRSAMSVQSSLVMYPIYDFGTEAQKEKFLPKLATGELVGCFGLTEXW is encoded by the coding sequence ATGGCTTTGCGACAACTTCAACGGATCTTAGTCCCGGGTTTGGAGCGGCTTATGCCCGTGGCTTGGGCTTCCACAACCTCATCCCATGGGCAAAGTGGGGCCCAACCCGCCGCTCAATCCGCCACTCCGCCCAAGGTGGATTTTGACTGGACGGATGCCCTCAATTTGGAGTCCCGTCTAACCGACGAAGAAGTGATGGTGCGTGATGCGCTCCATgattattgccaagagaagcTCCTACCCCGTGTCATGATGGCCAATCGAAATGAGACCTTCCATCGGGAGATTATGAGCGAATTCGGCGCTTTGGGGGCCTTGGGTCCTACCATTCACGGCTACGGTTGTCCCGGCGTGTCCTCGGTGGCTTATGGACTGATTTCCCGAGAGGTGGAGCGCGTGGATTCATCCTATCGTTCCGCCATGTCCGTCCAATCCTCACTGGTTATGTATCCGATCTACGATTTTGGCACTGAAGCCCAGAAGGAGAAGTTCCTGCCCAAATTGGCCACGGGCGAGCTGGTGGGCTGTTTTGGCCTGACCGAGNTGTGGTAA
- the LOC131879881 gene encoding glutaryl-CoA dehydrogenase, mitochondrial-like, with translation MALRQLQRILVPGLERLMPVAWASTTSSHGQSGAQPAAQSATPPKVDFDWTDALNLESRLTDEEVMVRDALHDYCQEKLLPRVMMANRNETFHREIMSEFGALGALGPTIHGYGCPGVSSVAYGLISREVERVDSSYRSAMSVQSSLVMYPIYDFGTEAQKEKFLPKLATGELVGCFGLTEPNHGSDPAGMETKARYEPSEGVYILSGSKNWITNSPIADVYMIWARTDDGIRGFILEKGMKGLSAPKIEGKFSLRASTTGMIFMDDVVVPEANMLPKVKGLRGPFSCLNNARYGISWGVLGAAEFCLASARQYTLDRKQFGKPLAANQLIQKKMADALTEINLGLHSCLQLGRLKDEGKLVPEMISILKRNNCGKSLEIARNCRDMLGGNGISDEYHIIRHVMNLEAVNTYEGTHDIHALIVGRGITGLEAFTGKYEP, from the coding sequence ATGGCTTTGCGACAACTTCAACGGATCTTAGTCCCGGGTTTGGAGCGGCTTATGCCCGTGGCTTGGGCTTCCACAACCTCATCCCATGGGCAAAGTGGGGCCCAACCCGCCGCTCAATCCGCCACTCCGCCCAAGGTGGATTTTGACTGGACGGATGCCCTCAATTTGGAGTCCCGTCTAACCGACGAAGAAGTGATGGTGCGTGATGCGCTCCATgattattgccaagagaagcTCCTACCCCGTGTCATGATGGCCAATCGAAATGAGACCTTCCATCGGGAGATTATGAGCGAATTCGGCGCTTTGGGGGCCTTGGGTCCTACCATTCACGGCTACGGTTGTCCCGGCGTGTCCTCGGTGGCTTATGGACTGATTTCCCGAGAGGTGGAGCGCGTGGATTCATCCTATCGTTCCGCCATGTCCGTCCAATCCTCACTGGTTATGTATCCGATCTACGATTTTGGCACTGAAGCCCAGAAGGAGAAGTTCCTGCCCAAATTGGCCACGGGCGAGCTGGTGGGCTGTTTTGGCCTGACCGAGCCCAATCACGGCTCGGATCCCGCGGGCATGGAGACGAAAGCTCGTTATGAACCTTCGGAAGGGGTCTACATTTTAAGTGGCAGTAAGAACTGGATTACAAATTCGCCCATTGCCGACGTTTACATGATTTGGGCTCGCACGGACGACGGCATCCGGGGATTTATCCTCGAGAAAGGCATGAAAGGCCTCTCCGCCCCCAAGATTGAGGGCAAGTTTTCGCTTCGAGCCTCCACCACGGGTATGATCTTCATGGATGATGTGGTCGTGCCCGAGGCTAATATGCTACCTAAAGTCAAAGGTCTGCGCGGACCATTTAGTTGCCTGAATAACGCCCGTTATGGTATTTCGTGGGGCGTTTTGGGTGCGGCTGAATTCTGTCTAGCTTCTGCCCGTCAATATACCCTGGATCGGAAACAGTTTGGCAAACCCCTGGCCGCTAACCAACTGATTCAGAAGAAAATGGCGGATGCTTTGACCGAAATCAACTTGGGTTTACACTCGTGTCTCCAGCTAGGACGGTTGAAAGATGAAGGGAAATTGGTACCAGAGATGATCTCAATCTTGAAGCGAAATAATTGTGGGAAGTCATTGGAGATTGCTCGCAATTGTCGGGACATGCTCGGCGGCAACGGAATCTCGGATGAATATCACATCATTCGACATGTCATGAACCTGGAGGCTGTCAACACATACGAAGGAACCCACGATATTCACGCCTTGATCGTGGGTCGCGGGATCACTGGATTGGAGGCCTTTACTGGAAAATATGAACCATAA
- the LOC131879879 gene encoding cell division cycle protein 23 homolog, with product MNDTGLSLDPNPIHLDLDLPAIKLELLQKSLECQQRGLSHSHKWLAEINYALRSVSLPSELAAKATLGGTPNEHDFDLYLMAKSYFDVKEYDRCAHFTANSDSSKLQFLHLYARYLSGEKKKLEDMTDAVSTPEKLRLKHLRDLREEMEKLHNEEKLDGYCLYLYGIVLKKLSLNSMARDVISEAVRQEPCHWGAWLELSGHITDRNEIEHLDLPEHWMKHFFLAHTYLELQLNEDALGIYFGLQARGLQDSTYILAQIAIIFHNMRQVDQAVEYFLKVTTTDPCRLDNLDTYSNLLYVKEHRVDLAHLAHRVAQIDKYRPETCCIIGNYYSLRSQHDKAVTYFQRALKLNPNYLSAWTLMGHEFIELKNITAAIQCYRHGIEVSKRDYRAWYGLGQTYELLKMYYYCLYYYKKAQELRPTDSRMLVALGGAYEKLEKFQDAKKCFWKAHCVGDIEGGIALLHLAKLFERTSDTEQAAAAYFQYIQDSEQQGIGERDQQGLAFKFLAQYFLDKDQLEDAFEYAQKCTEFADTKEDGKSMLKEITNKRAQRGEVHPGGVMVFSSTSGNTTDQPTRPFPRTSRDLEPMNLTFTP from the exons ATGAACGACACGGGTCTCtctttggatcccaatccaATACACTTAGATTTGGACCTCCCGGCCATAAAGCTTGAACTGCTTCAGAAGTCTTTGGAATGCCAACAACGAGGCCTGTCACATTCCCACAAATGGTTGGCAGAGATTAATTATGCCTTAAG GTCAGTGTCTCTGCCGTCAGAGTTGGCGGCAAAAGCAACTTTGGGAGGCACTCCCAATGAGCACGACTTTGATCTCTACTTAATGGCCAAAAGCTATTTTGATGTGAAGGAATATGATCGATGTGCCCATTTCACGGCTAACTCAGACTCgtcaaaattgcaatttctcCATCTGTACGCGAGATATCTATccggagagaaaaagaaattggaagatATGACTGACGCGGTTTCAACGCCGGAAAAGCTGCGCCTAAAGCATTTACGAGATTTGCGGGAAGAGATGGAAAAGCTGCACAATGAGGAG AAGTTGGATGGTTATTGCCTTTATCTGTATGGAATAGTTCTGAAGAAGCTATCATTGAATTCCATGGCTCGAGATGTGATTTCTGAGGCTGTCCGTCAAGAGCCCTGCCATTGGGGTGCTTGGTTAGAGTTATCCGGACATATCACAGATCGAAATGAGATTGAGCATTTGGATCTGCCCGAACACTGGATGAAGCACTTCTTTCTAGCCCACACCTATCTGGAACTTCAGCTCAACGAGGACGCATTAGGAATATATTTCGGACTCCAAGCCCGTGGTCTTCAAGACTCAACTTACATTCTAGCCCAA ATAGCGATCATCTTCCATAATATGCGTCAAGTTGATCAAGCCGTTGAATATTTCCTCAAAGTGACCACCACGGATCCGTGTCGTTTGGATAATTTGGATACATACTCCAATCTCTTGTATGTCAAAGAGCATCGAGTGGATCTGGCTCACTTGGCTCATCGAGTTGCTCAAATCGATAAATATCGCCCGGAGACTTGTTGCATCATTGGAAACTACTATTCGTTACGCTCTCAACATGATAAAGCGGTCACATATTTCCAAAGGGCTTTAAAACTAAATCCAAACTATTTATCGGCTTGGACCCTAATGGGACACGAATTCATCGAGCTCAAAAACATTACTGCTGCCATACAGTGCTATCGACATGGAATTG AAGTTAGCAAGCGCGACTATCGTGCTTGGTATGGACTTGGACAAACCTATGAACTGTTGAAGATGTACTATTATTGCCTGTATTACTACAAAAAGGCTCAGGAACTCAGACCCACCGATTCCAGGATGCTTGTGGCCTTGGGAGGTGCCTACGAAAAACTAGAAAAGTTCCAG GAtgccaaaaaatgcttttggaaagCCCATTGTGTGGGCGATATTGAAGGTGGAATAGCGTTGCTCCATTTGGCTAAGCTCTTTGAACGTACGAGTGACACTGAGCAAGCGGCTGCGGCATATTTCCAATACATTCAGGATTCTGAGCAACAAGGCATTGGGGAACGAGATCAACAAGGACTGGCATTTAAGTTTTTAGCCCAATACTTCCTGGACAAAG ATCAACTCGAAGATGCGTTCGAGTACGCCCAAAAATGCACAGAGTTTGCCGACACCAAAGAGGATGGCAAGTCCATGCTCAAGGAGATCACCAATAAACGCGCCCAACGAGGCGAAGTCCATCCCGGCGGAGTGATGGTATTTTCAAGTACGTCTGGAAATACAACTGACCAACCTACCAGACCTTTCCCTCGGACATCGCGTGATCTTGAGCCCATGAATCTGACTTTCACTCCTTAA
- the LOC131879878 gene encoding solute carrier family 28 member 3-like, with the protein MTDLGKSEFQLPRARRNLPSHSSQEDKVDQPQKMKHNLISRAKAKSSLIVWSLIFVLYNAYLAYAIYYHVHEDTNWEWCDGLGFLLILTCVVYVFMIYSFLISPHLHLIPGQATVGSLYDQALSKKVVRILLYVVTVAAILTFLVIDCWDEPNRLISVGGILVFVLVGTVFSKHPLKINWRQVTWGLALQFIFALLILRWEFGRDVVDCLGEKISQLLSFTDAGSGFVFGYLVNRQPFVTSALNNDSIAFNVTQEVNINKAIADVVVFKSLSVIYFFSFISNVLFYVGAIQWFTVKIGWILRISIGTTYCESLNAASNIFLGQSMAPLLIQPYLPRMTRSEIHTVMTSGFATIAGTVMAAYITFGVSPSHLLSASVMSAPAALACAKILYPETEDSHISEEDIQLTSMDSDGQKASNILDAATRGATVAATLVLNITAIVVAFIAMVAFLNSIVSFLGGLVGLAYIDFEWIVGKVFIPVAYMMGVPWEETEIVGGLIGIKTVVNEFIAYRQLGIILENDGLSARSSAIATYALCGFANPGSVGVQIALLSGLCPARKSDFANIVGRAFVAGTMACFMTACIAGALLSSDGIQFDS; encoded by the coding sequence ATGACGGATTTGGGCAAAAGCGAATTCCAACTGCCAAGAGCGAGAAGAAATCTGCCCTCACATTCCAGTCAAGAAGACAAAGTCGACCAACCACAGAAGATGAAGCACAACCTCATTTCACGGGCTAAGGCCAAGTCAAGTTTGATTGTGTGGTCGCTCATCTTTGTGCTCTACAACGCCTATCTCGCATACGCCATATACTATCATGTGCATGAAGATACAAATTGGGAGTGGTGTGATGGTTTGGGTTTCTTACTCATACTGACTTGTGTAGTGTACGTCTTTATGATCTATAGCTTCCTCATTAGCCCGCACTTACATCTGATCCCCGGACAAGCCACCGTGGGCTCCCTGTACGACCAGGccttgtcaaaaaaagtaGTGAGGATCTTGCTCTACGTCGTGACTGTGGCGGCCATTCTCACTTTCCTTGTGATTGATTGCTGGGATGAGCCTAACCGATTGATTTCTGTGGGAGGGATTCTCGTGTTTGTGCTTGTGGGAACAGTCTTCTCGAAGCACCCTTTGAAGATTAATTGGCGTCAAGTAACGTGGGGATTGGCTCTCCAGTTCATCTTTGCGCTTCTCATCCTCCGTTGGGAGTTCGGTCGGGATGTGGTGGATTGCTTGGGCGAGAAGATCAGTCAGCTCTTGAGTTTTACCGACGCTGGAAGTGGATTTGTGTTCGGATATTTGGTCAACCGACAGCCTTTCGTAACTAGTGCCTTGAATAACGATAGTATAGCGTTCAATGTTACTCAAGAAGTGAACATTAATAAGGCAATTGCAGATGTGGTGGTGTTCAAGTCTTTGAGCGTGATCtacttcttttccttcatcagtaATGTCCTCTTCTATGTGGGAGCCATCCAATGGTTCACAGTCAAAATAGGTTGGATCCTTCGAATTTCCATAGGCACAACCTACTGCGAGTCCCTCAATGCGGCTTCCAACATCTTCTTGGGCCAATCCATGGCCCCGTTACTCATCCAGCCCTATCTACCACGCATGACGCGATCAGAGATCCACACCGTGATGACCAGCGGTTTTGCCACGATTGCGGGAACCGTCATGGCCGCTTACATAACATTTGGTGTATCGCCCTCTCATTTGCTCTCCGCCTCAGTCATGTCAGCTCCGGCTGCTTTGGCGTGTGCTAAAATTCTTTATCCCGAAACTGAGGACTCACATATCTCCGAAGAAGATATTCAACTCACCAGTATGGATTCTGATGGACAAAAGGCTAGCAACATCCTGGATGCGGCCACTAGAGGTGCCACGGTAGCCGCGACTCTGGTGCTAAATATAACGGCCATCGTGGTGGCCTTTATCGCAATGGTGGCCTTCCTCAATTCAATCGTGTCATTCCTCGGAGGATTGGTGGGTCTTGCTTACATTGACTTTGAATGGATTGTGGGCAAGGTTTTCATTCCCGTGGCCTACATGATGGGAGTACCTTGGGAGGAAACAGAAATCGTCGGAGGTTTGATAGGCATCAAGACCGTGGTGAATGAATTCATTGCCTACCGGCAATTGGGTATCATCCTCGAAAACGACGGCTTAAGTGCCAGATCGTCCGCCATTGCTACTTACGCTTTATGTGGCTTTGCCAATCCTGGAAGTGTGGGTGTTCAAATTGCTCTTCTTAGCGGCCTTTGCCCTGCCAGGAAATCGGACTTTGCCAATATCGTTGGCAGGGCATTTGTGGCCGGCACCATGGCATGCTTCATGACGGCCTGTATTGCCGGAGCTCTGTTATCCAGTGACGgaattcaatttgattcttAA
- the LOC131879515 gene encoding fas apoptotic inhibitory molecule 1-like: MSLDSSIPDLVAMWEVFLPDGIHNIQFEHGTTSGRRVVRVDGHELVRRDWMFKLVGTESFQVGKTNASCVIRIEPIGGFSYQYTLDVNSKPYKTFKEQQSKIMKTWILPVNGSMFRIVLEKDTLDIWVNGKKAETAGEFTDEGTETHFAISNQPAYIKAISSGKRRQGIIHKLFVEDSEVPEFIED; encoded by the exons ATGAGCTTGGATAGCTCGATCCCGGACTTAGTGGCAATGTGGGAGGTGTTCTTACCCGATGGAATTCATAACATCCAATTTGAGCATGGCACCACATCGGGTCGAAGAGTTGTAAG AGTCGACGGACACGAGCTAGTTCGAAGGGATTGGATGTTCAAGCTCGTTGGAACAGAATCGTTTCAAGTGGGCAAAACCAATGCGAGTTGTGTGATCCGTATCGAACCCATTGGTGGGTTCTCTTACCAATACACCTTGGATGTGAATAGCAAGCCGTACAAAACGTTCAAAGAACAGCAATCCAAGATTATGAAGACATGGATCCTGCCTGTGAATGGGAGCATGTTCCGCATTGTGTTGGAGAAGGATACTCTCGACATTTGGGTGAATGGGAAGAAGGCTGAAACAGCGGGCGAGTTCACTGATGAAGGCACCGAAACTCATTTTGCCATCTCCAATCAACCCGCCTATATCAAGGCAATAAGTTCGGGCAAGCGGCGACAAGGCATCATCCACAAGCTATTTGTGGAAGACTCTGAAGTCCCGGAGTTCATAGAAGACTAA
- the LOC131879514 gene encoding intraflagellar transport protein 46 homolog: MSWLKKTSLFKKSKEEPEENEELKGENDQPETHPDDEAEENMNSETNPSTPEPRSGTAGSIRSRIQPPSFQPTLHEDSEHEEDVPQFGELSGSGELQERGLDEGPAHGELEPLQFEPNENPMGDLPPTMNDQSKEEDDSDDDSDDESDDDDDDDVAAPPLEGMYDPSEYENLNVSSDIKDLFQYILRYTPQTIDLDTKFKPFIPEYIPAVGDIDAFIKVLRPDDKKEDLGLRVLDEPAPKQSDPSVLELQLRAISKQSSHKAAQVKKIESGEKSSKDIEKWIKDISDLHRSKPPPTVHYSKPMPDIDFLMQEWPPEMEEMLKETGIPTAELDCDLATYVDISCGLLDIPVYKSRIQSLHVLFNLYSAFRNSQHFNQLAQDNNMDNALKDGLVDRVEF; the protein is encoded by the exons ATGTCTTGGCTAAAGAAGACCAGCCTATtcaagaaaagcaaggaagaGCCTGAG GAAAATGAGGAGTTAAAGGGAGAAAACGATCAACCAGAGACTCATCCAGACGATGAAGCTGAAGAAAACATGAACTCTGAAACAAACCCATCCACTCCAGAGCCAAGATCTGGAACGGCTGGATCGATCCGGAGCAGAATCCAACCACCATCATTTCAACCCACTTTACATGAG gactCCGAACATGAGGAAGATGTGCCTCAATTTGGAGAGTTAAGTGGATCAGGTGAACTCCAGGAACGGGGTCTAGACGAAGGGCCCGCGCATGGTGAATTGGAGCCCCTTCAATTCGAACCCAACGAGAATCCTATGGGCGACCTGCCACCCACCATGAACGACCAAtccaaagaagaggatgatTCCGACGATGACTCGGATGATGAAagcgatgacgatgatgatgatgacgtgGCTGCTCCGCCTTTGGAGGGAATGTACGATCCCTCGGAGTACGAGAATTTGAACGTCTCTAGTGAcatcaaggacttgtttcAATACATCCTTCGTTATACCCCTCAAACCATCGATCTTGACACTAAATTCAAGCCCTTCATCCCCGAGTATATCCCAGCTGTTGGCGACATTGATGCCTTCATCAAGGTTCTTCGACCCGATGACAAGAAAGAGGACCTTGGGCTTCGAGTCCTGGATGAGCCTGCTCCGAAACAAAGCGATCCTTCGGTTCTCGAGCTTCAACTTCGCGCCATATCCAAGCAAAGCTCTCACAAAGCGGCACAAGTCAAGAAGATCGAGAGTGGCGAGAAGAGCTCCAAAGATATCGAGAAATGGATCAAGGATATTTCAGATCTGCACCGCTCCAAACCTCCGCCCACCGTGCATTACTCGAAACCCATGCCGGATATTGACTTTCTCATGCAAGAATGGCCGCCCGAAATGGAGGAAATGTTGAAAGAAACAGGTATCCCAACAGCTGAACTTGATTGTGACTTGGCCACTTATGTGGATATCTCTTGTGGATTACTTGATATCCCGGTATACAAATCCAGGATTCAATCGCTCCATGTTTTGTTCAATCTATATTCAGCGTTCAGAAACTCACAGCACTTTAATCAACTTGCCCAAGATAATAATATGGATAACGCTCTGAAAGATGGACTGGTGGATAGAGTGGAATTTTAA